Proteins encoded together in one Terriglobales bacterium window:
- a CDS encoding ABC transporter permease, giving the protein MTEAALSLPTTEPQMHRASAYAHAFGGLMLRDICVLRREAAAFVVRTVMNPLFFVFVFTYVFPRIGQGFTTGSSVSFGTVILPGLMAIAIMFQGIMAVALPLAIELGVGGELFDRIMAPLPTGGVAAEKIVFSAVQSVIAAGVVFPLAYFIPSMPVHVHVSSWAFLLTVIVLAGLVSGAMGLALGTIAKPQQINLIFAVVVIPVTFLGCVYYPWALLHSVRWLQVLVLLNPLVYMSEGLRAALTPALPHMPSPVVLAALVLSLLILSWIGIRGFVKRVIS; this is encoded by the coding sequence GTGACTGAAGCAGCGCTTTCTTTGCCGACAACCGAGCCGCAGATGCACCGCGCATCTGCCTATGCGCACGCCTTCGGTGGACTCATGCTTCGCGATATATGTGTGCTGCGCCGCGAAGCTGCCGCCTTCGTCGTGCGCACCGTCATGAACCCGCTGTTTTTCGTTTTCGTATTCACTTACGTTTTCCCGCGGATTGGCCAGGGGTTCACCACAGGCTCCAGCGTGAGTTTCGGCACGGTCATCCTTCCCGGACTGATGGCCATCGCCATCATGTTCCAGGGAATCATGGCAGTGGCCCTGCCGCTGGCGATTGAACTCGGCGTGGGTGGAGAGTTGTTCGACCGCATTATGGCTCCGCTTCCAACCGGAGGAGTCGCCGCGGAAAAAATCGTATTCAGCGCGGTGCAAAGTGTGATCGCAGCTGGAGTGGTGTTCCCTCTTGCCTACTTCATTCCCTCCATGCCGGTGCACGTGCACGTTTCGAGCTGGGCATTCCTGCTAACGGTGATCGTGCTGGCTGGTCTCGTTTCCGGAGCCATGGGCCTGGCGCTCGGCACTATCGCCAAGCCGCAGCAGATTAATCTGATTTTCGCCGTGGTAGTGATCCCGGTTACGTTTTTGGGCTGCGTCTACTATCCCTGGGCGCTGCTACACAGCGTGCGCTGGCTACAAGTGCTGGTGCTCCTGAATCCGTTGGTGTACATGAGCGAAGGTCTGCGCGCTGCGCTTACGCCGGCTTTACCGCACATGCCCTCGCCTGTCGTTCTGGCCGCGCTCGTTTTATCGCTGCTGATCTTGTCTTGGATCGGGATTCG
- a CDS encoding ATP-binding cassette domain-containing protein yields the protein MSSATAIWEAYTDSAIQIQKLVKIYEGRQKVTAVDAIDLKVSHGEIFGLLGPNGAGKTTTIGCCTTRTVPTSGRIWINGVEVQEDPPQARLLIGVVPQQNTLDRACTAWENIYFHCRYFGMAAETARRRSDDLLREFKLFERGSALVRELSGGMAQRLQIARAVAHQPKVLFLDEPTAGLDPQSRLAVWELVRNMRVSGITVLLTTHYMEEADQLCDRVAIIDHGRILVNGTPAELKQSVGAQTVMEMHLSDAPASLAEGLRSLPGVEAVEQTPPGFRVYARSRDGLLPRVVEVAQGYDLRDVAVTEPTLETVFIRLTGRELRD from the coding sequence TTGTCGAGTGCAACCGCAATCTGGGAGGCATATACGGATTCCGCAATCCAAATCCAGAAGCTGGTAAAGATCTACGAAGGACGGCAGAAAGTGACCGCCGTTGATGCCATCGATCTCAAGGTCTCTCACGGTGAAATTTTCGGCTTGCTCGGTCCCAACGGCGCGGGCAAAACCACAACCATCGGCTGCTGCACGACTCGGACTGTTCCCACCAGCGGACGCATCTGGATCAACGGCGTGGAAGTACAAGAGGATCCACCTCAGGCTCGGCTGTTGATTGGCGTCGTACCCCAGCAGAACACTCTGGACCGCGCCTGCACCGCCTGGGAGAACATCTACTTCCACTGCCGTTATTTCGGCATGGCAGCCGAGACGGCGCGCCGACGCTCCGATGATTTGTTGCGCGAGTTCAAATTGTTCGAGCGCGGCAGCGCCCTGGTCCGCGAACTTTCCGGCGGAATGGCGCAACGCCTGCAGATTGCGCGCGCTGTGGCTCACCAGCCCAAGGTTCTTTTCCTGGACGAGCCCACCGCCGGACTCGATCCCCAAAGCCGGCTCGCTGTCTGGGAACTGGTGCGCAACATGCGCGTCAGCGGAATCACCGTGCTGCTGACCACGCACTATATGGAAGAAGCCGATCAGCTCTGCGACCGCGTGGCCATCATCGATCACGGCAGGATTCTGGTAAACGGCACACCTGCGGAGCTCAAGCAAAGCGTCGGCGCGCAGACGGTGATGGAAATGCACCTTTCCGACGCGCCGGCGTCGCTGGCTGAGGGATTGCGCTCGCTGCCGGGTGTGGAGGCGGTGGAGCAGACGCCGCCTGGATTCCGAGTCTATGCCCGCAGCCGCGATGGCCTGCTGCCACGGGTAGTGGAGGTGGCGCAGGGCTACGACCTACGCGACGTCGCCGTGACCGAGCCGACTCTGGAGACAGTTTTCATCCGCCTAACCGGGAGGGAACTCCGTGACTGA
- a CDS encoding SDR family oxidoreductase, with translation MRLTRHYVPGMQKKNWGRVIFISSESAVHIPAEMVHYGMTKTAQVAIARGLAESLAGSGITVNSILVGPTASEGAGAFLQEVARQRNLTSAELERQFFKEMRPTSPLRRFETPEEVAAVVVIVASAQSAVITGAAVRADGGVVKSVL, from the coding sequence GTGCGCCTGACGAGACACTATGTGCCGGGTATGCAGAAGAAGAATTGGGGCCGAGTGATTTTCATATCCAGCGAGTCGGCGGTCCACATTCCCGCGGAGATGGTGCATTACGGCATGACCAAGACGGCGCAGGTAGCCATCGCTCGGGGTCTGGCTGAATCGCTCGCAGGTAGCGGAATCACGGTGAATTCAATTCTGGTGGGACCAACCGCTTCGGAGGGCGCTGGCGCGTTCTTGCAAGAGGTCGCGCGGCAGCGAAATTTGACCTCCGCCGAGCTTGAGAGGCAATTTTTCAAAGAGATGCGGCCAACATCGCCGCTCAGAAGGTTCGAAACACCGGAGGAGGTCGCAGCGGTCGTGGTTATCGTCGCCAGCGCGCAGTCAGCGGTCATCACTGGAGCTGCGGTCAGAGCGGATGGTGGCGTGGTGAAATCGGTGCTGTAG
- a CDS encoding SDR family NAD(P)-dependent oxidoreductase has translation MDLGIKHKIAIVSGSTAGIGLAIATALAHEAALVVVNGRTEARVDAALEQIRQSVKNDRVRGVAADLGTAQGVETFLSQVPEAAILINNLGIFEVKPFLEIPGRGLAAFL, from the coding sequence ATGGACCTCGGGATAAAACACAAGATAGCAATTGTTTCCGGCTCAACTGCTGGGATCGGACTGGCGATCGCCACGGCGCTCGCTCACGAGGCCGCATTGGTGGTGGTCAACGGCCGAACCGAAGCTCGGGTGGACGCCGCACTTGAGCAGATTCGACAGAGCGTAAAGAATGACCGTGTGCGCGGTGTCGCCGCCGACCTTGGCACAGCGCAAGGTGTCGAGACATTTCTCAGTCAGGTACCCGAAGCTGCCATACTGATAAACAATCTCGGCATCTTTGAGGTGAAGCCATTCCTCGAAATCCCGGGACGCGGATTGGCAGCCTTTCTTTGA
- a CDS encoding KpsF/GutQ family sugar-phosphate isomerase, whose protein sequence is MHLLLTSPFHMKYIGENVVRIEADALHALADRLAGPMAGRFTQAVEMLHCCAGRVVVTGMGKSGLVARKLAATFNSTGTPSLFLHPAEARHGDLGMLAHGDIVIALSYSGETEEILSLLPQIKRLEAMLIVMTGEMRSTLAQAADIVLDCSVAQEACSLGLAPTASTTTMLALGDALAMALAEKRGFQEEDFANLHPGGKLGKRLARVRTLMRTGDALPRVAPQTSMSDVIYEMSRKKLGVTTVVEGETLLGIISDGDLRRLLERCGKDVLDLTAAECMTRDPKTIAPDQFAITALNIMEEKKITSLVVVDGDRRVQGILHLHDLWGTEMV, encoded by the coding sequence GTGCATCTTCTGCTAACATCTCCTTTCCACATGAAATACATCGGTGAAAATGTGGTGCGCATCGAAGCAGACGCGCTTCATGCCCTGGCGGATCGCCTGGCCGGTCCCATGGCAGGCAGGTTTACTCAGGCTGTCGAGATGCTGCACTGCTGCGCCGGGCGCGTCGTGGTCACCGGCATGGGCAAAAGTGGCCTGGTGGCGCGCAAGCTGGCTGCCACGTTCAATTCCACAGGCACGCCATCGCTGTTTCTGCATCCCGCCGAGGCTCGCCACGGCGACTTGGGCATGCTGGCGCACGGCGACATTGTCATCGCCCTTTCCTACAGCGGTGAGACTGAGGAAATCCTCAGCCTGTTGCCCCAAATTAAACGGCTCGAAGCCATGCTCATTGTGATGACTGGGGAGATGCGTTCCACTCTTGCGCAAGCCGCCGACATTGTGCTGGATTGCTCGGTAGCCCAGGAAGCATGCTCGCTGGGATTGGCACCCACCGCATCGACCACCACCATGCTGGCCCTGGGAGATGCACTGGCAATGGCACTCGCCGAAAAACGCGGTTTTCAGGAGGAAGACTTCGCCAATCTCCATCCCGGCGGCAAGCTGGGCAAGCGTCTGGCGCGGGTCCGTACCCTGATGCGCACCGGCGATGCCCTGCCTCGCGTGGCCCCCCAGACCAGCATGTCCGACGTTATCTACGAAATGTCGCGCAAGAAACTCGGCGTCACCACGGTAGTCGAAGGCGAGACTCTGCTGGGCATCATCTCCGATGGCGACCTGCGGCGCCTGCTGGAGCGATGCGGCAAAGACGTGCTTGATCTGACCGCCGCCGAATGCATGACCCGCGACCCGAAGACGATCGCTCCCGACCAATTCGCGATCACCGCGCTGAACATCATGGAGGAGAAGAAAATAACTTCGCTGGTGGTAGTTGATGGTGATCGCCGCGTGCAGGGCATCCTCCATTTGCACGATCTGTGGGGAACGGAGATGGTGTGA
- the kdsA gene encoding 3-deoxy-8-phosphooctulonate synthase: protein MPHSFQVGDVTIGGGSLFLIAGPCVIESEEHALKMAECIAGVCRSLKLPYIFKASYDKANRTSLKSFRGPGLAEGLRILHKVAATVRVPVLTDVHETADVQRVAEVAHVLQIPAFLCRQTDLLVAAAKTGRAVNVKKGQFVSPWDMRHAVRKIRDSGNNSVFLSERGASFGYNNLVVDMRSLPIMREFAPVVFDATHSVQLPSAAGSNGEAISGGQPEFIPVLARAAVAAGVDGIFLEVHDNPREAKSDGPNALDLQNLREVLNQLLAVQRAVSVKSPPQTQVN from the coding sequence GTGCCCCACTCCTTCCAAGTCGGCGACGTTACCATCGGAGGAGGTTCCCTGTTCCTGATCGCCGGGCCGTGCGTCATCGAAAGCGAAGAGCATGCGCTCAAGATGGCAGAGTGCATTGCCGGCGTCTGCCGCTCGCTCAAGCTGCCCTACATCTTTAAGGCCTCCTACGACAAGGCGAATCGCACCTCCCTCAAGAGCTTTCGCGGACCCGGCTTGGCCGAAGGCTTACGCATCTTGCACAAGGTTGCTGCCACGGTGAGAGTGCCAGTACTCACTGACGTACACGAGACGGCTGATGTGCAACGCGTGGCGGAGGTCGCGCACGTCCTGCAGATTCCCGCGTTTCTCTGTCGCCAGACGGACCTGCTGGTCGCCGCCGCCAAAACTGGCCGCGCCGTGAACGTCAAAAAAGGCCAGTTTGTTTCTCCCTGGGACATGCGCCATGCCGTCCGGAAGATTCGTGATTCCGGAAACAATAGCGTCTTCCTGTCCGAGCGTGGCGCGTCGTTCGGCTACAACAATCTTGTCGTAGACATGCGCTCCCTCCCCATCATGCGCGAGTTTGCGCCCGTGGTATTCGACGCTACCCATTCCGTTCAACTTCCGTCAGCTGCAGGGTCGAATGGAGAGGCAATCTCAGGCGGGCAACCAGAATTTATTCCTGTACTGGCGCGGGCCGCCGTGGCCGCTGGCGTGGACGGTATCTTCCTGGAGGTTCACGACAATCCTCGCGAGGCCAAGTCCGACGGACCCAACGCTCTCGATCTGCAGAACCTGCGCGAGGTGCTGAATCAGTTGCTGGCCGTGCAGCGCGCCGTCAGCGTAAAGAGCCCGCCCCAGACGCAGGTGAACTAG
- a CDS encoding CTP synthase yields the protein MSAKYVFVTGGVVSSLGKGLAAASIGCLLESRGLKVNLQKFDPYLNVDPGTMSPFQHGEVFVTDDGAETDLDLGHYERFTHAKLTRDNNWTTGRIYEQIIAKERRGDYLGKTVQVIPHVTNEIKAAMKKVGQEVDVCIVEIGGTVGDIESLPFIEAIRQMRQELGREHTLFVHVTLVPYIAAAGELKTKPTQHSVKELLSVGIQPDILLCRTDRFLSKDIKSKIALFCNVEEEAVITAKDVGSIYEVPLVFANEGVDNLVLRYLHITARDRDMRQWEDLVHRVYNPQGEVSIGIVGKYVEYEDSYKSLKEALVHGALSQNLKLNLQWIEAEGLEGKPEDYESQLEGYDGILVPGGFGKRGIAGMLNGIRYAREKKVPYFGICLGMQTACIEFARNVCGLADANSSEFDPATPHRVIYKLRELRGVEELGGTMRLGAWPCKLEPNSFAYKAYGKAEISERHRHRYEFNREYEETLTAGGLRITGATPDGTYVEIVEIADHPYFLGCQFHPEFKSKPLEPHPLFVAFIKAAHEQRNRQLAERERQEVAKSVSMFLRPEKVARS from the coding sequence ATGTCGGCGAAATACGTTTTCGTGACCGGCGGTGTGGTGTCTTCTCTCGGCAAGGGTCTGGCGGCAGCATCCATCGGCTGCCTGCTCGAAAGCCGTGGGCTGAAGGTCAACCTGCAGAAGTTCGACCCCTATCTCAACGTCGATCCGGGCACCATGTCTCCCTTCCAGCACGGCGAAGTCTTCGTCACCGACGACGGCGCGGAAACCGACCTCGACCTCGGCCACTACGAGCGCTTCACCCACGCCAAGCTCACGCGCGATAACAACTGGACTACCGGCCGAATCTACGAGCAGATCATCGCCAAGGAGCGCCGCGGCGACTATCTCGGGAAAACCGTGCAGGTCATTCCCCACGTCACCAACGAAATCAAGGCCGCCATGAAGAAAGTCGGGCAGGAGGTGGACGTCTGCATCGTGGAGATCGGCGGAACGGTCGGTGATATCGAGTCGCTGCCGTTTATTGAGGCGATCCGCCAGATGCGCCAGGAGTTGGGACGCGAACATACACTGTTCGTCCATGTCACCCTGGTTCCCTATATCGCTGCCGCCGGAGAGCTGAAAACCAAGCCCACGCAGCACTCCGTCAAGGAATTGCTCAGCGTGGGAATTCAGCCCGACATTTTGCTCTGCCGCACCGACCGCTTCCTCTCCAAGGACATCAAGTCGAAGATCGCGCTTTTCTGCAACGTGGAAGAAGAAGCCGTTATCACCGCCAAGGACGTCGGCTCGATCTACGAAGTGCCGCTGGTGTTCGCCAATGAAGGTGTGGATAACCTGGTGCTCCGGTATTTGCACATTACAGCCCGGGACCGCGACATGCGGCAGTGGGAAGACCTGGTCCACCGTGTTTACAACCCACAGGGCGAAGTCTCAATCGGAATTGTCGGCAAATACGTTGAGTACGAAGACTCCTACAAATCGCTGAAAGAAGCGCTGGTTCACGGGGCGCTCTCGCAAAATCTGAAACTGAACCTGCAATGGATTGAGGCCGAGGGTCTGGAAGGCAAGCCAGAGGATTATGAATCGCAACTGGAGGGCTACGATGGCATCCTGGTTCCCGGCGGCTTCGGCAAGCGCGGCATCGCAGGCATGCTGAACGGCATTCGCTATGCACGCGAAAAGAAAGTTCCTTATTTCGGAATCTGCCTGGGTATGCAGACAGCCTGCATTGAATTTGCGCGTAATGTGTGCGGGCTGGCCGATGCGAACTCCAGCGAGTTCGATCCGGCTACGCCTCATCGCGTGATTTACAAGTTGCGCGAGCTACGCGGCGTCGAAGAGTTGGGCGGCACGATGCGCCTGGGAGCGTGGCCGTGCAAACTCGAGCCGAACTCATTCGCTTATAAGGCATACGGAAAGGCGGAAATCAGCGAGCGCCATCGCCATCGGTATGAGTTCAACCGCGAATACGAAGAAACACTAACGGCCGGCGGGCTTCGCATAACCGGCGCAACTCCGGATGGCACTTACGTCGAGATCGTGGAGATCGCAGATCATCCTTATTTCTTAGGCTGCCAGTTCCATCCCGAGTTCAAGTCGAAACCACTGGAGCCGCATCCGTTGTTTGTGGCCTTCATCAAAGCTGCGCACGAGCAACGGAACCGTCAACTCGCGGAGAGGGAGCGCCAGGAAGTGGCGAAGTCAGTTTCTATGTTCCTGCGACCGGAGAAGGTAGCAAGGTCGTGA
- a CDS encoding sensor domain-containing diguanylate cyclase produces the protein MTQGADIERKRQLHELNIFHDVAKALTSSLNLDSVLQTIMEKVAEYFRPDTWSLLMVDDQKSELYFAIAVGDAAEALKTVRLKMGEGIAGWVAKHGEALIVPDVYSDPRFAKRIDEMTKWKTRSIVCMPLKSRQRVLGVIQLINIGLSEFDENELFFLQALCDYAAIAIDNARAVEKIQELTITDDCTGLYNARHLYKTLESEVYRSARFGYEFTVLFIDLDRFKRVNDTYGHLIGSKLLAEIGYAIKSHLRLIDYAFRYGGDEFVILLPQTGKESATIVAKRLLEYFRQNLWLKDEDLNLNVRASFGLASYPEDAKSAHEIIRQADEMMYVVKNSTRDNIGVAQHGVLKT, from the coding sequence ATGACTCAGGGTGCGGACATCGAACGAAAGCGTCAGCTTCACGAACTGAATATCTTTCACGATGTCGCAAAGGCGCTGACGTCTTCGCTGAACCTCGACTCCGTCCTGCAGACCATCATGGAAAAGGTAGCCGAATACTTCCGCCCAGACACCTGGTCGCTGCTGATGGTCGATGATCAAAAGAGCGAGCTCTATTTCGCGATCGCTGTCGGCGATGCCGCCGAGGCCCTAAAAACGGTACGGCTCAAAATGGGGGAAGGCATCGCGGGTTGGGTCGCCAAGCACGGCGAGGCCCTCATCGTCCCGGACGTCTACAGCGATCCTCGTTTCGCCAAGCGCATTGACGAAATGACCAAATGGAAGACGCGCTCCATAGTCTGCATGCCGCTGAAGTCGCGGCAGCGTGTTCTGGGCGTCATTCAGCTCATTAACATCGGGCTGAGCGAGTTCGATGAGAACGAACTCTTCTTCCTGCAGGCCTTATGCGACTACGCCGCCATCGCCATCGATAACGCCCGCGCCGTTGAAAAAATCCAGGAACTCACCATCACCGACGACTGCACGGGACTCTACAACGCCCGCCACTTATATAAGACCCTGGAGTCAGAGGTTTACCGCTCGGCGCGTTTCGGCTACGAATTTACTGTTCTCTTCATTGATCTCGACCGCTTCAAGCGCGTCAACGACACCTACGGTCACCTGATCGGCAGCAAGCTCCTGGCCGAGATCGGCTATGCAATCAAGTCCCATCTGCGCTTGATCGATTACGCCTTCCGCTATGGCGGAGACGAATTTGTCATCCTGCTTCCGCAAACGGGCAAAGAATCGGCGACCATCGTGGCTAAGCGTCTGCTGGAATACTTCCGTCAGAATCTCTGGTTAAAAGATGAGGATCTGAACCTGAACGTGCGCGCCAGCTTCGGCTTGGCTTCCTATCCGGAGGATGCGAAGAGCGCCCACGAGATCATTCGCCAGGCCGATGAAATGATGTACGTTGTGAAGAATTCCACTCGCGACAATATCGGCGTCGCGCAACATGGAGTGCTGAAAACGTAG
- a CDS encoding RodZ domain-containing protein has protein sequence MGGFGERLRREREMRGIALDEISTATKISNRFLRALEEEKFDLLPGGIFNKGFVRAYAKFLGIDEEQAVADYTAAAGVPLESEQNGDLSETLERWKRPEPEELKEKRKEERSSWSAIAVVVVLGSLVFAGWTYYAKRKAEHEARETEAAAAAQAAQQVRPPAPVEAEPEKPAAPATSPVEKPRAAAPSGATSSASNLSNKPAVSASGKPTTVPGSTGKPFAADSGVKAPTATISAATIPGNAKPTTTSKPGAAATNPAATVASAAKPGETSSKEAAAPKVEPAKTEAPPAKAPIHLVLRAKQDSWVSVTADGRLVMKDTLAAGTEKSVRATGEVVLVLGNAAGIEVLYNGRALPALGDQGQVKTVTFTPEGYQ, from the coding sequence GTGGGAGGCTTTGGCGAACGGCTCCGGCGTGAGCGCGAGATGCGCGGCATCGCCCTCGACGAGATTTCTACCGCTACCAAAATCAGCAACCGCTTTCTTCGCGCCCTGGAAGAAGAGAAATTCGATCTGCTGCCCGGCGGAATCTTCAACAAGGGGTTCGTTCGCGCCTACGCGAAATTTCTGGGGATCGACGAAGAGCAGGCGGTAGCCGACTACACCGCGGCCGCCGGCGTGCCGTTGGAATCTGAGCAGAATGGCGACCTCTCCGAGACGCTAGAGCGCTGGAAGCGGCCGGAGCCGGAGGAACTCAAGGAAAAGCGAAAGGAAGAGCGCTCTTCCTGGTCGGCGATTGCGGTTGTGGTGGTGCTTGGGTCTCTGGTTTTCGCGGGCTGGACCTATTACGCGAAGCGCAAAGCGGAGCACGAGGCACGCGAGACAGAAGCTGCTGCGGCTGCCCAAGCTGCCCAACAGGTCAGACCCCCAGCCCCGGTCGAAGCTGAGCCGGAGAAGCCCGCTGCGCCAGCTACCTCGCCGGTGGAAAAGCCTCGGGCTGCAGCACCTTCCGGCGCTACTTCTTCCGCCTCCAATCTCTCGAACAAACCAGCAGTTTCAGCCAGCGGTAAACCGACCACCGTTCCCGGATCAACCGGTAAGCCATTTGCTGCGGATAGCGGGGTGAAGGCCCCCACGGCGACAATTTCGGCCGCAACAATCCCAGGAAATGCCAAACCCACGACAACATCCAAACCCGGAGCGGCAGCAACGAATCCCGCAGCAACCGTCGCCAGTGCCGCAAAGCCTGGCGAAACCAGCAGCAAGGAAGCCGCGGCACCCAAAGTCGAACCGGCCAAGACGGAAGCGCCACCTGCCAAGGCGCCCATACATTTAGTGCTGCGGGCGAAGCAGGACTCCTGGGTCTCAGTCACTGCCGACGGCAGGCTGGTGATGAAGGATACACTTGCTGCCGGGACGGAGAAATCCGTTCGTGCCACCGGCGAGGTGGTGTTGGTGTTGGGAAATGCAGCGGGGATCGAAGTTCTCTACAACGGCCGCGCCTTACCCGCACTAGGGGATCAAGGGCAAGTCAAGACGGTCACGTTTACCCCGGAGGGATATCAATAG
- the metK gene encoding methionine adenosyltransferase, which yields MPSPKRYLFTSESVTEGHPDKIADQISDAILDACLEKDPYSRVACETLLTTGLAFIAGEITTKAYVDFPSIVRGTVTAVGYTEATYGFDSNTCAVISSIHEQSPDIAMGVDPGGAGDQGMMFGFATNETEEFMPAPISLAHKLTHRLSYLRKEGHLDFLRPDGKSQVTVEYDSNHRPVRVDAVVVSTQHSELIDNKKLRAEVLEHVIQAVIPAHLLDADTKYHINPTGRFVVGGPMGDTGLTGRKIIVDTYGGMGRHGGGCFSGKDPTKVDRSAAYMARYIAKNIVAAGLADRCEVQLAYAIGVAEPVSVLVDTFGTGKIAEEKIRDLVRENFPLTPRGIIEGLKLRRPIYRKTAAYGHFGRSDKDFTWEATDKAAVLRSAAGVESAVQVGKR from the coding sequence TTGCCATCCCCGAAGCGGTATCTTTTTACTTCCGAGTCGGTGACCGAAGGCCATCCCGACAAAATTGCTGATCAGATTTCCGATGCCATCCTGGATGCCTGCCTGGAGAAGGATCCGTACAGCCGTGTAGCCTGCGAAACCCTGCTGACCACCGGTCTGGCGTTCATTGCCGGCGAGATCACTACCAAGGCGTATGTGGATTTTCCGTCCATCGTGCGGGGCACGGTGACCGCGGTGGGCTATACCGAAGCTACCTATGGTTTTGATTCCAACACCTGCGCGGTGATCAGTTCCATCCACGAGCAGTCGCCTGACATCGCCATGGGCGTGGACCCGGGAGGGGCTGGCGACCAGGGCATGATGTTCGGGTTCGCCACCAACGAGACCGAAGAATTCATGCCTGCGCCGATCAGCTTGGCGCACAAGCTCACCCATCGCCTGTCGTATCTACGCAAAGAGGGACATCTTGACTTTCTCCGTCCTGACGGCAAGTCGCAAGTCACGGTGGAATATGACAGCAATCATCGTCCGGTGCGCGTAGACGCGGTTGTCGTCTCCACCCAGCATTCGGAATTGATCGATAACAAAAAGCTGCGGGCAGAAGTGCTGGAGCACGTGATCCAGGCGGTGATTCCCGCCCACCTGCTCGATGCGGATACGAAGTACCACATCAATCCCACTGGGCGTTTTGTAGTGGGGGGGCCGATGGGCGACACTGGTTTGACTGGCCGCAAGATCATCGTCGATACCTACGGCGGGATGGGGCGCCACGGCGGCGGATGCTTCAGCGGCAAGGATCCGACCAAGGTCGACCGTTCGGCTGCCTACATGGCGCGCTATATCGCCAAGAATATCGTCGCAGCCGGCCTGGCGGATCGATGCGAGGTGCAGCTTGCGTATGCCATCGGGGTGGCTGAGCCGGTGAGCGTGCTGGTGGATACCTTCGGTACGGGCAAGATCGCCGAAGAAAAAATTCGCGATCTGGTTAGGGAGAACTTCCCGCTTACGCCGCGCGGCATCATTGAAGGACTGAAGCTGCGACGTCCGATTTATCGCAAGACCGCTGCCTACGGGCATTTCGGTCGCAGTGACAAGGACTTTACCTGGGAGGCCACTGATAAGGCCGCGGTGCTGCGTTCTGCCGCAGGTGTGGAATCTGCGGTGCAAGTGGGCAAGAGATAA